The following proteins are co-located in the Vallicoccus soli genome:
- a CDS encoding MMPL family transporter: protein MPRLPGPRTAPPDPSPSPPSPPSPGAPGPSGLPDLGGLGPLGRLGRLAHRRRGRVVLLWVAALVGALVLSVTASGEFEADYSVPGSDSRQAQDLLQQRFPAASGDTVDVVVRSEGPVTAPEVRADVAALLAELGGAPHVAAVEDPYAQPGSVSADGRTALGHLRLDVVNPVDVPVEDAEEMLAIAEAAERPGLEVALGGQVVAQAQQGEVGSEAIGLAAATVVLLLVFGSVVAAGLPLLVALGGLAVSGLLTGVVAGLVAVPDWSTSLATMMGIGIGIDYALLMVTRYREWREAGLGSEEAAGATLDTAGRAVVVAGTTVVVSMLGLFAMGLTYMRGAALVTILAVLVVLAASVTLFPALLGYLGRHVDRLRLPLPRRARARAAGHAPSPRWTAWSRTVQRHRVLAAVAGVAALLVLAAPALGLRFGFPDAGNDPVGTSTRTAYDLVADGFGPGANGPLLLAAELGRPGDTAALDPLRAALAATPGVASVTPAQPNPAGDTAVLTVVPTSGPQSSATEDLVHRLRDDVVPAATAGTGALVHVGGVTASAVDSNEDVASRLPLLIGGVVALSVLLLVAAFRSVVVALTAAVMNLLSIAAAYGVVALVLQGGWAGQLVGIDGETPLPAFIPVLMFAVLFGLSMDYEVFLVARMREAWVRTGDNAGSVLAGLAGTARVITAAAAIMVVVFGAFVPSPAVFLKVIGIGLAAAILVDATVVRLLLVPAAMHLLGRANWWMPRWLDRAVPALHVEGRLEVPEPAPAPAPRPEGAPQPA from the coding sequence ATGCCCCGCCTGCCCGGACCGCGCACCGCTCCGCCCGACCCGTCCCCCTCGCCCCCCTCGCCCCCCTCGCCCGGCGCGCCCGGCCCGTCCGGCCTGCCCGACCTCGGCGGCCTCGGCCCGCTCGGCCGCCTCGGCCGGCTCGCCCACCGCCGCCGCGGCCGGGTGGTGCTGCTGTGGGTCGCCGCCCTGGTCGGCGCCCTCGTGCTGTCGGTGACGGCGTCCGGCGAGTTCGAGGCCGACTACTCGGTGCCGGGCTCGGACAGCCGCCAGGCGCAGGACCTGCTCCAGCAGCGGTTCCCCGCCGCCAGCGGCGACACGGTCGACGTCGTGGTGCGCTCCGAGGGCCCGGTGACGGCGCCGGAGGTGCGCGCGGACGTCGCCGCCCTGCTCGCCGAGCTCGGCGGCGCCCCCCACGTGGCGGCGGTCGAGGACCCGTACGCGCAGCCGGGCTCGGTCAGCGCCGACGGGCGCACGGCGCTGGGGCACCTGCGCCTCGACGTCGTCAACCCCGTCGACGTGCCGGTCGAGGACGCCGAGGAGATGCTCGCGATCGCCGAGGCCGCGGAGCGCCCGGGCCTCGAGGTCGCCCTCGGCGGCCAGGTGGTCGCGCAGGCGCAGCAGGGCGAGGTCGGCTCGGAGGCGATCGGCCTGGCCGCCGCGACCGTGGTGCTGCTGCTCGTCTTCGGGTCGGTCGTCGCCGCGGGCCTGCCGCTGCTCGTCGCGCTCGGCGGCCTCGCGGTCAGCGGGCTGCTGACCGGGGTCGTCGCCGGGCTCGTCGCCGTGCCGGACTGGTCGACGTCGCTCGCGACGATGATGGGCATCGGGATCGGCATCGACTACGCGCTGCTCATGGTCACCCGCTACCGCGAGTGGCGCGAGGCCGGTCTGGGCTCGGAGGAGGCCGCGGGGGCGACGCTCGACACCGCGGGCCGCGCGGTCGTCGTCGCCGGCACCACGGTCGTCGTGAGCATGCTCGGCCTCTTCGCGATGGGCCTGACCTACATGCGCGGCGCGGCGCTCGTGACCATCCTCGCCGTGCTCGTCGTGCTGGCCGCGTCCGTCACGCTGTTCCCGGCCCTGCTCGGCTACCTCGGCCGGCACGTCGACCGGCTGCGCCTGCCCCTGCCCCGGCGCGCCCGGGCCCGCGCCGCCGGGCACGCCCCGTCGCCGCGCTGGACGGCGTGGAGCCGCACCGTGCAGCGGCACCGCGTGCTCGCCGCGGTCGCGGGCGTCGCAGCGCTGCTCGTGCTCGCCGCTCCCGCGCTCGGGCTGCGCTTCGGCTTCCCCGACGCCGGCAACGACCCGGTGGGCACCTCCACCCGCACCGCGTACGACCTCGTCGCCGACGGCTTCGGCCCGGGCGCGAACGGCCCGCTGCTGCTCGCCGCCGAGCTCGGGCGGCCCGGCGACACCGCGGCCCTGGACCCGCTGCGCGCGGCGCTGGCCGCGACCCCGGGCGTCGCGTCGGTGACCCCGGCGCAGCCCAACCCGGCCGGCGACACCGCCGTCCTCACCGTCGTCCCGACGAGCGGCCCGCAGTCCTCGGCCACCGAGGACCTCGTCCACCGCCTGCGCGACGACGTCGTCCCCGCGGCCACCGCCGGCACCGGCGCGCTCGTGCACGTCGGCGGCGTCACCGCCTCCGCGGTCGACTCCAACGAGGACGTCGCCTCGCGGCTGCCGCTGCTCATCGGCGGCGTGGTGGCCCTGTCGGTGCTGCTGCTCGTCGCCGCGTTCCGCTCGGTCGTCGTCGCGCTCACCGCGGCCGTGATGAACCTGCTGTCCATCGCCGCGGCGTACGGGGTGGTGGCGCTCGTCCTGCAGGGCGGCTGGGCCGGGCAGCTCGTCGGGATCGACGGCGAGACGCCGCTGCCGGCGTTCATCCCGGTGCTCATGTTCGCGGTGCTCTTCGGGCTCTCGATGGACTACGAGGTCTTCCTCGTGGCCCGGATGCGCGAGGCGTGGGTCCGCACGGGCGACAACGCCGGCTCCGTCCTCGCCGGCCTGGCCGGCACCGCGCGCGTCATCACCGCCGCGGCCGCGATCATGGTCGTCGTCTTCGGCGCGTTCGTGCCGAGCCCCGCGGTGTTCCTCAAGGTCATCGGCATCGGCCTGGCCGCGGCGATCCTCGTCGACGCCACGGTGGTGCGCCTGCTCCTCGTCCCCGCCGCGATGCACCTGCTGGGCCGGGCGAACTGGTGGATGCCCCGCTGGCTCGACCGCGCCGTGCCCGCGCTGCACGTCGAGGGGCGGCTCGAGGTCCCGGAGCCGGCGCCCGCGCCGGCCCCGCGGCCGGAGGGCGCGCCGCAGCCCGCCTGA
- a CDS encoding TetR/AcrR family transcriptional regulator, with product MPTRRERARAATVDEIKQTALRLVRERGTTDVPFADVARAMGMTAPALYRYFADRDALLTALLTDAYGDLADALAGAAAQVPEDDLGSRLLVVGRAYRDWARREPQRFALMFGLPVPGYHAPEEGPLTEAAKRAVRNLHGLMTSAAAAGRLGPPLLTGVAEPVAQEMCATQEGWYDDPLPADSYQAMLHLWSLLQGAVTLDAYGHFDWLSEATRDALFDAQVRLGARLAGLPEPPEGA from the coding sequence GTGCCGACGAGGCGCGAGCGCGCCCGGGCGGCGACGGTGGACGAGATCAAGCAGACCGCGCTGCGCCTCGTGCGCGAGCGCGGCACCACCGACGTCCCGTTCGCCGACGTGGCGCGCGCCATGGGGATGACCGCCCCGGCGCTCTACCGCTACTTCGCCGACCGCGACGCGCTGCTCACCGCGCTGCTCACCGACGCGTACGGCGACCTGGCCGACGCGCTGGCCGGGGCCGCGGCGCAGGTGCCGGAGGACGACCTCGGGTCCCGCCTGCTCGTCGTGGGCCGCGCCTACCGCGACTGGGCCCGGCGCGAGCCCCAGCGGTTCGCGCTGATGTTCGGCCTGCCCGTCCCGGGCTACCACGCGCCGGAGGAGGGCCCGCTCACCGAGGCCGCGAAGCGGGCGGTGCGCAACCTGCACGGGCTCATGACCTCCGCCGCCGCCGCGGGGCGGCTCGGGCCGCCGCTGCTCACCGGGGTGGCGGAGCCGGTCGCGCAGGAGATGTGCGCGACCCAGGAGGGCTGGTACGACGACCCGCTGCCGGCCGACAGCTACCAGGCGATGCTGCACCTGTGGTCGCTGCTGCAGGGCGCGGTGACCCTCGACGCGTACGGGCACTTCGACTGGCTGTCCGAGGCGACCCGCGACGCCCTCTTCGACGCGCAGGTCCGCCTCGGTGCGCGCCTGGCCGGCCTCCCGGAGCCGCCTGAGGGCGCCTGA
- a CDS encoding MGMT family protein has protein sequence MLRRVGGAVGPRSAHEPSAYAERVLEVVAQVPAGRVMTYGDVREWLGESSPRAVGVVLAHHGHDVPWWRVVLADGRPAPVGRERALARLAAEGVPVEDGRVDLAAARWDGRPPA, from the coding sequence ATGCTGCGCCGCGTGGGCGGGGCGGTGGGACCGAGGAGCGCGCACGAGCCGAGCGCGTACGCCGAGCGGGTGCTCGAGGTGGTCGCGCAGGTGCCGGCCGGGCGCGTGATGACCTACGGCGACGTGCGCGAGTGGCTCGGCGAGTCCAGCCCGCGGGCGGTCGGGGTGGTGCTCGCGCACCACGGGCACGACGTGCCGTGGTGGCGGGTCGTGCTCGCCGACGGCCGGCCCGCGCCGGTCGGGCGCGAGCGCGCCCTGGCCCGGCTCGCCGCCGAGGGGGTGCCGGTCGAGGACGGGCGGGTCGACCTCGCCGCGGCGCGGTGGGACGGCCGCCCGCCCGCCTGA
- a CDS encoding lycopene cyclase family protein codes for MPTRPAVRAEPDTTDLTADVAVVGAGAAGLALADALARRGAGERVALLETPRADLRSPERTWCSWQDPASPALAGSVGAVWPHADVVGPGGARQRLDLPVPYVLVRSGDHARAVGARLAAAGARRLAVTVTGLRDSPDEPRAVVRGHDAEGRPVRVRARWVVDTRPPRLPPEVPPGRTRLLQHFRGWFVRTREDAFDPAAAVLMDFRPPQPPGEVAFGYVLPTSPREALVEYTGFSAAPLDGAGYDAALRAYAATAGLPPFDVVAVEQGVVPMTDEPLPRVVGPRTVRLGTAGGATRPSTGYTFAAALRQAEAVAGALVAGRPPVPPRAYRRRHLAMDSLLLRALVTGRVEGAAFLADLFARHPAERVVRFLDGATSPWEDLALMRTAPRGPMLATVAERALPRGLRRQPRG; via the coding sequence GTGCCCACCCGCCCCGCCGTCCGCGCCGAGCCCGACACCACCGACCTGACCGCGGACGTCGCCGTGGTGGGGGCCGGCGCCGCGGGGCTCGCGCTGGCCGACGCCCTGGCCCGCCGCGGCGCGGGCGAGCGGGTCGCGCTGCTCGAGACGCCCCGGGCGGACCTGCGCAGCCCGGAGCGCACCTGGTGCTCCTGGCAGGACCCGGCCTCCCCGGCGCTCGCCGGGTCGGTCGGCGCGGTGTGGCCGCACGCCGACGTCGTCGGGCCCGGCGGCGCCCGGCAGCGGCTCGACCTGCCCGTGCCGTACGTCCTCGTGCGCAGCGGCGACCACGCGCGGGCGGTGGGCGCGCGGCTGGCCGCCGCCGGTGCCCGGCGGCTCGCGGTGACGGTGACCGGGCTGCGGGACTCCCCGGACGAGCCGCGCGCGGTGGTGCGCGGGCACGACGCCGAGGGCCGGCCGGTGCGGGTGCGGGCCCGGTGGGTCGTCGACACCCGCCCGCCGCGCCTGCCCCCCGAGGTGCCGCCCGGGCGCACCCGGCTGCTGCAGCACTTCCGCGGCTGGTTCGTGCGCACCCGCGAGGACGCCTTCGACCCGGCGGCCGCCGTGCTCATGGACTTCCGCCCGCCGCAGCCGCCGGGCGAGGTGGCCTTCGGCTACGTCCTGCCGACGTCGCCGCGCGAGGCGCTGGTCGAGTACACCGGGTTCTCCGCGGCGCCGCTGGACGGCGCCGGCTACGACGCGGCCCTGCGGGCGTACGCGGCCACGGCGGGCCTGCCGCCGTTCGACGTGGTCGCGGTGGAGCAGGGCGTCGTGCCCATGACCGACGAGCCGCTGCCGCGGGTCGTCGGGCCGCGCACGGTGCGCCTCGGCACCGCGGGCGGGGCGACGCGGCCCTCGACGGGCTACACGTTCGCCGCCGCGCTGCGCCAGGCCGAGGCCGTGGCCGGCGCCCTCGTCGCCGGGCGCCCGCCGGTGCCGCCGCGAGCGTACCGCCGACGGCACCTGGCCATGGACTCCCTGCTCCTGCGCGCCCTGGTGACGGGGCGGGTCGAGGGCGCGGCCTTCCTCGCCGACCTCTTCGCCCGGCACCCGGCCGAGCGGGTCGTGCGCTTCCTCGACGGCGCGACGTCCCCGTGGGAGGACCTCGCGCTCATGCGGACCGCCCCGCGCGGCCCGATGCTCGCCACGGTCGCGGAGCGCGCCCTGCCGCGGGGACTGCGCCGCCAGCCCCGGGGGTAG
- a CDS encoding cation diffusion facilitator family transporter: MAETGGTTRTVLVATAANGLIAVAKGVAAVLTGSAALLAETLHSVADTANEVLLFVGLRRSERRVDPEHPFGWGQERYFWSLLAAVGIFVVGGVASVYEGVRALREPEPLGSVWPGVAVLVLSAALEGWSWRTARRELSGDAARRRMSRRRFMQVSSDPAATTVYLEDSAALVGIALALSALLLHAATGDAVWDGLASILIGLLLVAVAFVLVRRNQALLVDTSAPQPLVDDLRRVVGAHGWVREVPALSAVWIGPRRLLVVVDVRVDPEGPAAGLVQDVARLREELLHRPYVARAEVTPVP, translated from the coding sequence GTGGCGGAGACGGGCGGCACGACCAGGACGGTCCTCGTGGCGACGGCCGCGAACGGGCTCATCGCGGTGGCCAAGGGCGTGGCGGCCGTGCTCACCGGCTCGGCGGCGCTGCTCGCCGAGACGCTGCACTCGGTGGCGGACACGGCCAACGAGGTGCTGCTCTTCGTGGGCCTGCGCCGCAGCGAGCGCCGGGTGGACCCCGAGCACCCCTTCGGCTGGGGGCAGGAGCGCTACTTCTGGTCGCTGCTCGCCGCCGTCGGCATCTTCGTCGTGGGCGGGGTCGCCTCGGTGTACGAGGGCGTGCGCGCCCTCCGCGAGCCCGAGCCGCTCGGCTCGGTGTGGCCGGGCGTCGCCGTGCTGGTCCTCTCGGCGGCCCTCGAGGGCTGGTCGTGGCGCACGGCCCGGCGCGAGCTGAGCGGCGACGCCGCCCGGCGGCGGATGTCGCGCCGGCGCTTCATGCAGGTGTCCTCCGACCCCGCGGCGACCACGGTCTACCTCGAGGACTCCGCGGCGCTCGTCGGCATCGCGCTCGCCCTGTCGGCGCTGCTCCTGCACGCCGCCACCGGCGACGCGGTCTGGGACGGCCTCGCGAGCATCCTCATCGGCCTGCTGCTCGTGGCCGTCGCCTTCGTGCTCGTGCGGCGCAACCAGGCCCTGCTCGTGGACACCTCCGCCCCGCAGCCCCTCGTGGACGACCTGCGCCGCGTGGTCGGCGCGCACGGCTGGGTCCGCGAGGTCCCGGCGCTCAGCGCCGTGTGGATCGGTCCGCGGCGCCTGCTCGTCGTCGTCGACGTCCGGGTCGACCCCGAGGGCCCCGCCGCCGGCCTCGTGCAGGACGTGGCGCGGCTGCGCGAGGAGCTGCTGCACCGCCCGTACGTCGCGCGGGCCGAGGTCACGCCGGTCCCGTAG
- a CDS encoding putative bifunctional diguanylate cyclase/phosphodiesterase, whose amino-acid sequence MDGNGRPVRRAAREAALAAGAAGAAVAAGLWRARVRRMAVALSESVEERLAFREELQHQALHDPLTGLGNRALLLDRLDHALARLDRHPGTIGLIYTDLDNFKDVNDSFGHGVGDQLLVEVSTRLREAIRPEDTLARLGGDEFVVLCEDLPDAATAEKVAGRVAQALARPFVLGRRELYSSGSVGVATSEKPVPGQDLLRDADAAMYAAKRAGRAAVKVFDERMRARALERMQLQTALHRAIPRGELRVHYQPLVDLASGQVRAVEALVRWAHPDGQLLGPGAFLPAAEEAGLLADLDAWVLAEACRQAAAWGRDLGDAGPAVWVNVSGRLLADSRLVDVVARTLEGSGLAPDRLGLELTEGVLMRDIPTTAEALERLRALGVRLVVDDFGTGYSSLAYLRRFPVDAVKVDRSFVVGLDTDPDNQAIVRAVADLAAALGLEAVVEGLETASELQAVADLDFRIGQGYFLGRPVPPERVLVAITGGVDLRREEIVLP is encoded by the coding sequence ATGGACGGGAACGGTCGACCCGTACGGCGCGCGGCCCGCGAGGCCGCCCTCGCCGCCGGCGCCGCGGGCGCCGCCGTCGCCGCGGGCCTGTGGCGCGCCCGGGTCCGGCGGATGGCCGTCGCGCTGTCCGAGAGCGTCGAGGAGCGGCTCGCCTTCCGCGAGGAGCTGCAGCACCAGGCGCTGCACGACCCCCTCACCGGGCTCGGCAACCGCGCGCTGCTGCTCGACCGGCTCGACCACGCCCTCGCCCGGCTCGACCGGCACCCCGGGACGATCGGGCTCATCTACACCGACCTGGACAACTTCAAGGACGTCAACGACTCCTTCGGCCACGGCGTGGGCGACCAGCTGCTCGTCGAGGTGTCCACCCGGCTGCGCGAGGCCATCCGGCCCGAGGACACGCTCGCCCGCCTCGGCGGCGACGAGTTCGTCGTGCTCTGCGAGGACCTGCCCGACGCCGCCACCGCCGAGAAGGTCGCGGGGCGCGTCGCGCAGGCCCTGGCCCGCCCGTTCGTCCTCGGTCGCCGCGAGCTCTACTCCTCCGGCAGCGTCGGCGTCGCCACCTCCGAGAAGCCGGTGCCGGGGCAGGACCTGCTGCGCGACGCCGACGCCGCCATGTACGCCGCGAAGCGCGCCGGGCGCGCCGCCGTCAAGGTGTTCGACGAGCGGATGCGCGCGCGGGCGCTGGAGCGGATGCAGCTGCAGACCGCGCTGCACCGGGCCATCCCGCGCGGCGAGCTGCGCGTGCACTACCAGCCGCTGGTGGACCTCGCGAGCGGGCAGGTGCGCGCCGTGGAGGCGCTCGTGCGCTGGGCGCACCCCGACGGGCAGCTGCTCGGGCCCGGCGCGTTCCTGCCGGCCGCGGAGGAGGCCGGGCTGCTCGCCGACCTCGACGCCTGGGTGCTCGCCGAGGCGTGCCGGCAGGCCGCCGCCTGGGGGCGCGACCTCGGTGACGCCGGCCCCGCGGTCTGGGTGAACGTCTCCGGGCGCCTGCTGGCGGACTCCCGGCTCGTCGACGTCGTCGCCCGCACGCTCGAGGGCAGCGGGCTCGCGCCCGACCGCCTGGGGCTCGAGCTGACCGAGGGCGTCCTCATGCGCGACATCCCCACGACCGCCGAGGCCCTCGAGCGCCTGCGGGCCCTCGGGGTGCGCCTCGTCGTGGACGACTTCGGCACCGGCTACTCCTCGCTCGCCTACCTGCGGCGCTTCCCGGTCGACGCGGTCAAGGTCGACCGCTCCTTCGTCGTCGGCCTGGACACCGACCCGGACAACCAGGCCATCGTGCGCGCGGTCGCCGACCTCGCCGCCGCGCTGGGGCTCGAGGCCGTCGTCGAGGGCCTGGAGACCGCCTCGGAGCTGCAGGCCGTCGCCGACCTCGACTTCCGCATCGGCCAGGGCTACTTCCTCGGCCGGCCGGTGCCCCCGGAGCGCGTCCTCGTGGCCATCACCGGCGGCGTGGACCTGCGGCGCGAGGAGATCGTCCTGCCCTGA
- a CDS encoding DUF3618 domain-containing protein: MGTDPEQLRREIEDTRRELTYDVDALNEKVNPGRVVERRVTRTRTAATGLKDRIMGSAHDKVSVVQDRMHSSSDGPGVGDRLASARDHAAGTGQDVAHQARAKAEGNPLAAGLIAFGVGWLVSSLLPASEKEQQAASRLTEAAKSAAEPLKEQAQQVANQIKDDMQPAAQQAVASVKDTATQAAQTVKEEGTSAAQGVKGDAQEHAQQARQDVQQR, translated from the coding sequence ATGGGCACGGACCCGGAGCAGCTGAGGCGCGAGATCGAGGACACGCGCCGGGAGCTGACGTACGACGTCGACGCGCTGAACGAGAAGGTGAACCCGGGTCGCGTCGTCGAGCGGCGGGTCACCCGGACCAGGACCGCGGCGACCGGCCTCAAGGACCGGATCATGGGCTCCGCCCACGACAAGGTCTCGGTCGTGCAGGACCGGATGCACTCCTCGTCCGACGGCCCGGGCGTGGGCGACCGCCTCGCCTCGGCCCGCGACCACGCGGCCGGCACCGGTCAGGACGTCGCGCACCAGGCGCGCGCCAAGGCCGAGGGCAACCCCCTCGCCGCCGGGCTCATCGCCTTCGGCGTCGGCTGGCTCGTGTCGAGCCTGCTGCCGGCGAGCGAGAAGGAGCAGCAGGCGGCGTCGCGGCTCACCGAGGCCGCGAAGAGCGCGGCCGAGCCGCTCAAGGAGCAGGCGCAGCAGGTCGCCAACCAGATCAAGGACGACATGCAGCCGGCCGCGCAGCAGGCCGTGGCGTCGGTCAAGGACACCGCCACGCAGGCCGCGCAGACGGTCAAGGAGGAGGGCACCTCCGCCGCGCAGGGCGTGAAGGGCGACGCCCAGGAGCACGCGCAGCAGGCGCGCCAGGACGTGCAGCAGCGCTGA
- a CDS encoding phage holin family protein, which yields MSGAHSVGSGAGTGTDRPVVQQDARPQVVGEAYTEDGHPDVEGRSVGELVGELTSDLSRLMRQEVELAKAEVRQEATKAGKAAGMFGGAGVAGYFAVLFLSLTIMWAIAELTDLTWLGALVVTLLWAIAGAVLYSRAKKQMALVNPKPEQTIETLKEDAEWARTRSS from the coding sequence GTGAGCGGTGCGCACTCCGTGGGGAGCGGTGCCGGCACCGGCACCGACCGCCCCGTCGTGCAGCAGGACGCCCGCCCGCAGGTCGTCGGCGAGGCGTACACCGAGGACGGGCACCCCGACGTCGAGGGGCGCTCGGTCGGCGAGCTCGTCGGCGAGCTGACGAGCGACCTCTCCCGGCTCATGCGCCAGGAGGTGGAGCTGGCCAAGGCCGAGGTCCGCCAGGAGGCGACCAAGGCCGGCAAGGCCGCCGGCATGTTCGGCGGCGCGGGCGTGGCCGGCTACTTCGCCGTGCTGTTCCTGTCCCTGACGATCATGTGGGCGATCGCGGAGCTGACCGACCTCACCTGGCTCGGCGCCCTCGTGGTGACCCTCCTGTGGGCCATCGCCGGCGCGGTCCTGTACTCGCGGGCCAAGAAGCAGATGGCGCTGGTCAACCCCAAGCCCGAGCAGACGATCGAGACCCTGAAGGAGGACGCGGAATGGGCACGGACCCGGAGCAGCTGA
- a CDS encoding ROK family protein, with product MTAPSPASGPGGEPGPLTLAVDSGGTGIKACVLDAQGAMVSQRLRVLTPYPCPPEVYVATVLSLAEELQGADRASVGMPGLVRHGVVHATPHYVTESGPFSPRRPDLVEAWARFDAQAALAEALGVPARVVNDAEMAGLAVIEGRGYEVVLTLGTGLGFAQFDGGVLLPKLELSQHLSQRRATYDERLGNRARRRVGDERWSRRVAAAVEALWPVLWWDHLHLGGGNARRLRPHQVQRMRAHGPVNVVHNNAGLHGGVRLWSLPDPAAGRDLRGPTPG from the coding sequence ATGACCGCCCCGAGCCCCGCGAGCGGCCCGGGCGGCGAGCCCGGGCCGCTGACGCTCGCGGTCGACAGCGGCGGCACCGGCATCAAGGCCTGCGTGCTCGACGCGCAGGGCGCGATGGTCTCGCAGCGCCTGCGCGTGCTGACGCCGTACCCGTGCCCTCCCGAGGTGTACGTCGCCACGGTCCTCTCGCTCGCCGAGGAGCTGCAGGGCGCTGACCGGGCCTCGGTCGGCATGCCCGGCCTCGTGCGCCACGGCGTGGTGCACGCGACACCGCACTACGTGACCGAGTCCGGCCCGTTCAGCCCCCGCCGCCCCGACCTCGTCGAGGCCTGGGCGCGCTTCGACGCGCAGGCGGCGCTCGCCGAGGCGCTCGGGGTGCCCGCCCGCGTCGTCAACGACGCCGAGATGGCCGGGCTCGCGGTCATCGAGGGCCGCGGGTACGAGGTCGTGCTCACCCTCGGCACCGGGCTGGGGTTCGCCCAGTTCGACGGCGGGGTGCTGCTGCCCAAGCTCGAGCTGTCGCAGCACCTGTCGCAGCGGCGGGCGACGTACGACGAGCGGCTCGGCAACCGCGCCCGGCGCCGGGTCGGCGACGAGCGCTGGTCGCGGCGGGTCGCCGCCGCCGTGGAGGCGCTGTGGCCCGTCCTGTGGTGGGACCACCTGCACCTCGGCGGGGGCAACGCGCGACGGCTGCGCCCCCACCAGGTGCAGCGGATGCGCGCGCACGGACCGGTGAACGTCGTGCACAACAACGCCGGCCTGCACGGCGGGGTGCGCCTGTGGTCGCTGCCGGACCCGGCGGCCGGCCGCGATCTTCGCGGGCCGACCCCGGGTTAG
- a CDS encoding amino acid-binding protein, with amino-acid sequence MLARLRVSVPDRPGSLGLLTSAVGGASGDIVRLEVLESGSGRALDDLFVEVRDGAHLDRVAERVAAVRGVSVEGLQRTAPPVSGHAELELAAAVVARPEDALRTAVDMLPGSVGADWAALLRWGTDGAAVAVLGASTGCPGLAADDVTGALRLRPLTGPWGEGALLPVEAGALGLLVVRTGGPAFHRSELWRLGQLGEVVGSAARLRGAPVA; translated from the coding sequence GTGCTCGCCCGCCTGCGCGTCAGCGTCCCCGACCGCCCCGGCAGCCTGGGGCTGCTCACGAGCGCGGTCGGCGGCGCGTCCGGCGACATCGTGCGCCTCGAGGTGCTGGAGAGCGGCTCCGGCCGGGCCCTGGACGACCTCTTCGTCGAGGTCCGCGACGGCGCCCACCTCGACCGCGTGGCCGAGCGGGTCGCCGCCGTGCGCGGGGTCAGCGTGGAGGGCCTGCAGCGCACGGCGCCGCCGGTGAGCGGGCACGCCGAACTCGAGCTGGCCGCCGCCGTCGTGGCGCGCCCCGAGGACGCGCTGCGCACCGCGGTCGACATGCTGCCCGGCAGCGTCGGCGCCGACTGGGCGGCGCTGCTGCGGTGGGGCACCGACGGCGCCGCGGTGGCCGTGCTCGGCGCCAGCACCGGGTGCCCCGGCCTCGCGGCGGACGACGTCACCGGGGCGCTGCGCCTGCGCCCCCTCACCGGGCCGTGGGGGGAGGGCGCCCTGCTGCCGGTCGAGGCCGGCGCGCTGGGCCTGCTCGTCGTGCGCACCGGCGGGCCCGCCTTCCACCGCTCCGAGCTGTGGCGGCTCGGGCAGCTCGGCGAGGTCGTGGGCTCCGCGGCGCGCCTGCGCGGCGCGCCGGTCGCCTAG